The following is a genomic window from Penaeus chinensis breed Huanghai No. 1 chromosome 38, ASM1920278v2, whole genome shotgun sequence.
TCCCCAGGGGGGCTGTTGCCCCCAACCCCTGCCCAGGAAATCAAAGAATCCCTCACTTATTCACGGCAGGAGAGAGCATTGGACAAACTTGACATTAGGCGCTTCCGTATGTTGGGCGTTTGCTCTAACCTGCTGTGGGTAAAGCGAATATTCCATACTGTACTCGCAAGTCCAGAACTCCCGTAAATCTAGTCAATAGACATCGCTTTACATTACCATAAATTTAGTCACTTCGATTTCATTAATATTTGAAgcatgatagtaagaatgaacTCATTAGTCTATCTGCCTCAGACCATTACAGATTGTAAATATTCAGTCAATCTTAACAGTATAGATGCAGTAAGCTAAGCTAggacaaattgaagatgatattcttgtagaggacaaaatgTTGTAGCCATTGATACAAGAAATAATGTGCAGGCATGAACAGTAACACCGCAAATAAAGGTTAAAGATCGCAGAAAGCACTGCGCACAGTCTAAGTCCACCCAATGCTCCTGAGTTTCAACTCTATTTTGCTGTGCATAtcaaggtgaagacaatgtttgctgGTGGGGTATTGGTGGGGTAGAGCCCCCCTGTCAACTCTTCCTCAGGCAGTGCCAGAAGGTCACACCCAGTCACAGAAATTTAGATTCATAAATAGAGTTTGTGGCATGGAGTTGGGAACTTAGTCACTGGCAAGTGCATCTGTATTGTAAAGAAttaccaagtgtgtgtgtgtgtttgtgtttgtgtttgtgtttgtgtttgtgtttgtgtttgtgtttgtgtttgtgtttgtgtttgtgtttgtgtttgtgtttgtgtttgtgtttgtgtgtgtgtgtgtgtgtgtgtgtgtgtgtgtgtgtgtgtgtgtgtgtgtgtgtgtgtgtgtgtgtgtgtgtgtgtgtgtgtgtgaaagaaaaatatatgatatatgtttataaatgtataaatatgtatatatatgtatatatatgtgtgtatatatgtgtgtatatatatgtgtgtatatatgtatgtatatatatatgtatatatataaataatatatatacatatatatatatattatatatatatatatatatatatatatatatttttttttttttttttttttctttctttcttaacccgATGGCATTGGTGATGGTATGTACATGCTATGTTCACTGTTAGTTTAATTAATTCAAATTCATATTTTCTTGTATCTTCTAATGCTGTAAGTATTGTCAacaacactataataattataatccccataagaaaaataacagcatcgatatctATAGAATTAGTAGTTTTTCCCACAAAGTCAAGGAAAATTAAATCAGATGAGGTCACaaaatctactaattgactcctttatggctaaatcatctatgtgcagagacatttcacaaaagattaCTCTATTTAACACACAAGGTGGTTTAAGTAATTTTTCAGTTTTCAACACATACAgcataaatgaaaaataacttAGAATTCATCAGTCTACTGATTCCATATACTTCTTTTCCTCTTGAGCCAAACACTTAAAAGATACAGCCTGGGCGTGGCTTTGTTCTGTATCCTATAAAAGTAAGTTTCATGTCTGAATACCTGATATGGCCAATTGAGTAAAATGTTGAGGTACTTGtagcctatgtatatatgcatacacatacatgtgtatattagtaCTTTGAGAATctgataatataatgattttgCTTGTTTTGATTGATTTTCAGGCAGATTCATCTGCATTGCCAAAAGGGATACCTATGGTATTCCCCAATGGCTCAAGGATTTGCACCTACTTTGTATTTTTCACTATGGCTCATAATGATATCTTATCACTGATATTTTTAAAGTGATGTGTACCACAAAAGTTGATAAATGTTTACTAGATATGATACAAACAATACTGACACACTTATGCATTAGTTGTGTAGGGTTGCTGTAAGTGTAGGGTGTTATCTGACAATAAAATGGCCAAGAGTATGACAGAAATTTAGATATGAAGAACAGCATGCTAAACATCTGTGCAGTTATTAAAATGATTTAAATTACCCTAGATACAGTAGGCAATTAATTATCTTGGCTTCCAGTGAATTCATAGCAACTGTGCTAATCATTATagagttttttatatttttttctttttgattgcaGATATCACTTGAGCATGAGATCCTGTTACATCCCAGGTACTTTGGTCCACAGCTGATGGATACTGTACGACAGATGCTTTTCACAGAAGTAGAAGGCACATGTACAGGAAAGTATGTAAAAACTGTTTATTCTCTTCTTGAATATTTTAGATGAAGGGAAATTGGTTACTAGCTTCTAGTATCAGTCCATTGTAATAAGTATATAACATTTTTTGTTCTATTATAAGAATTTTTGATGAAAAGAAATTGATATCTAAAGGCCCTGTATCACTAGCATTTTTCCCATCAAGTTTGTATTTCCTTATGAGCTTTCCACATGCAACTGGTCTTACCCTATCACACTAGCAGAGTACCACTGCTACCAAGTAGCAAAAATAGCACCCATGTAAAACAAACATGGTGTTATCCAAGTGAGGTCCCATGAATCACAAGTGTTctcatatatatcacatgtttaaaaaaaatattagtttaaGTTTACATagacttattttattttatttatcagtaAAACATTGTAGTAGTAAAGATCCTCCATAGCACAAGATCAATATGGAAATCAGTCATACTAAAACTGTTGCTACTTTCTTTGTCTGGGAGGTATTCCACATGCATTTGCAACCTGTGGAAAGCATCAAATTCATGTTTAAACAGAAAATTACGGAATATGCACTAGTGTGACAGGGCCTTAACTTACAGCATCCGTATGATGTATGtaagattttattttatcatcaaaacTTTATTATGGAAAGAAATTGGTGTCAACCTTGCAATATCAGTCTATACATTCTTGCTacccatacatatttttttttattacaggtacggttttgttattgctgtcacaACAATTGATCACATTGGCTCTGGCATGATTCAGCCTGGGCGTGGCTTTGTTCTGTATCCTATAAAAGTAAGTTTCATGTCTGAATACCTGATACGGCCAATTGAGTAAAATGTTGAGGTACTTGtagcctatgtatatatgcatacacatacatgtgtatattagtaCTTTGAGAATCTGATAATATAATGATTGTGCTTGTTTTGATTGATTTTCAGGCAGATTCATAAAAAAATGTTAATTAGAAATTTACTCATATTgctttaaaaagaagaagaagaaaaaagaactgtttataatgtgacttttttttttaaaccatagtTTACTTGCAGATGATTCTGAGTGCCTGAACATTGGCagttagttattatatatatatatttttttttctgtttcagtaCAAGGCTATTGTTTTCCGTCCATTCAAAGGGGAAGTTCTTGATGCAGTTGTGACACAGATCAACAAGATTGGTCTTTTCTGTGAAATTGGACCCATGCAATGCTTCATATCCAGACATGTAAGGGGAATTTTTTCAATCAGTTgttattttctatcatcattttgGTAATGTGATTATGCTCTTCATTAATAATAAAGGATTAAGGTCCCTTAACCAGAAGAGTAAATCATTGTGTTTGGTCATGACATAGCATactacaaatctatatataaagatgaatgcattactattgttgtatgctctcctttttcaGTCAATTCCACAAGATTTAGAGTTTGATCCGAACTCTAATCCCCCATGTTATAAGAGCAGAGATGAGGTATGTCATTTgagactttttctttctctctttctttttctttatgtagTTTTGAAATAAATTATGTGTATGAAATAATTATTCCTTATAACAGGAActtttgtcattatgattttaattttcttttttaggaaGTTGTTATCCAACAAGATGACGAAATAAGAGTCAAGATTGTTGGTACCAGAGTAGATGCCACAGATATTGTAAGTTCAGCATAATTTTATTTAGATGACAGTATATTTTTCCAGTATCAAAGATATTTTCTTGGTTTTACCTATATTATGcactgtgtgtgttttaataatatcatattcattttgttaacccaatgccgtcggggaaaatgaacaaaaaatggggaaaatgctgtgcccattttctatattttttgtgaaatgtctgctcatagatggctttgctagtgcttagccacaaaggagtcaattaatagaccttgtgaccatacgtgatttgaattggcgggaaaaacgtgttttttactagtgctatggatatcgatggtgttatttttattataaacattataattattataatgttttttaatattagtaatagcaaaataagataatgtaaaatatttcgtaaatcaaagaaaagggtgaacgggcgagacgggcagtactcctaactggctcattggtgacttagtacaagtgtagccatctatgtgtataaacaatcaaacaagtactaacagtgggcaaagcacgtgtctacccgtcgtatccgtcggcaaggggttaatgagtttgtatgtaaataaaatgaataaaagttttaTGTTGCCAAAGAACAGTTTCACTTTTTGTAATGAATTTTGATATCTGAAAATTGTTTTATTCTACTTACAGTTTGCAATTGGAACCCTCATGGATGATTACCTGGGTAAGTATAGTCACAAGTGCAGtattacacatgcacatgcactatTGTGGATGCTTGCAGTAACATTCACATACTTGCTAACACACAAATATGTCAATGTACATTTGCATGTTAATGCATACACTCAATAAAATGTGAACATGCACATTCACTTGAAAACAGATATACAcgtttaaatatatgaattaaacaTGAATCTAAgtttttatatgaaatatgtgtatCTAGTAAGAAATTCATGCATTATACTTTGTGCTTATAATGATGCACAGCATTAGCAGTCATGTTgactttaatttttattttcaggtCTTACCAGCTAGTGGCAGCTTACGAAGAGAAAAGTTATTTTGGTTGTCCGCTTATTTTGgtgttaaataagaaaaaaatagtatttgaATTCAGTGACAGGTTTAAAACCAATTTTACAAGATGGTCATAGTTTCACTGATAATGTTTAATCACACATCTCTTATATGTACATGCAGTGTACCTGATACTATATTATTACTTCATTaattatatggattttttttgttttgttttgtttattatagaTAATCAGTGATGATCGTTATATATGAATTCGAAAGACAAGTTAGTACTAGTTGATTATAAAATTTGAGGTGAAATAACCCATGGTATAGTTTTCTATCATTGTTAGTCTTATTTTTTCAGTTGACTACTTATTTGGAAaataaaacaggagaaagagTATACTGAGagtcttattttattttggtaTCAACTTGTGTATCCTTCTCTTGATAATAGTGCATaatatcacactctctctctctctctctctctctctctctctctctctctctctctctctctctctctctctctctctctctctctctctctctctttctctctttctttctttctttctttctttctttctttctttctttctttctctctctctctctctctctctctctctctctctctctctctctctctctctctctctctctctctctcttactttctttctttctttctctccccccctctctctctctctctctctctctctctctctctctctctctctctctctctctctctctctctctctctctttctttctttctctctctctctctctctctctctctctctctctctctctctctctctctctctctctctctctctctctctctctctctctctctctctttctttctctccctctctctctttctttctttctttctttctttctttctttctttctttctttctttctttctttctctctctctctctctctctctctctctctctctctctctctctctctctctctctctctctctctctctctttctttctttctttctctccctctctctctctctctctctctctctctctctctctctctctctctctctctctctctctctctctctctctctctctctctctcccaaaatcaTCGAGTGACAAggctacaatgccatgcccactttaatAATAAGTTTATCtcatagtcaccaaggagtcagctatattcgtcttacctatctcatctgttgacccttttccttcattttttgaaagcttcacttcttttattttaatgtctttgatgttattaatattttaataacaatttaacaatctataatatcaataagacgcattttcccgccaattcaaggaactgggaaatcaggatcggtcactagggccaactgatggACTACTTTCTGCTGAGCTCACGTAGAGCCATctctatgtaacaaaactcactaaattcTAAATGGGACAGTAAATAGACCCGCTGACTCTGGGTGAAACAAAAGCCAATTTTGTTTGCCACTTAATGCAGGCGATCAATATGGAGTAGGACGGTCGGGATCTCtcctggccccctcccccccgcctcgaCGACAGTCTAAttggacataaataaatataaacatgtctcAGTTATGCATGTTTTAACGTAAAGTTTATCTGTCtctcataaataaacaaaacaaagaacatgGACATCATTATAAATCAGTTGTACATATTAAGTATAAGTTATTGTAACTACTGTATTGTATACTGATcgaaatgaagaaaatgacaaGGTCTGTTACCTGTTACCTGTTACCTATCCCATAGTCTGGTTGACCGCTGCGGCGCCACTATTGACTTGAAAACCAACTTTTTTCCACTTATCCCTATTCTCAGCTTTACGCAGTAAGATGTTGGCACTCAGATCATTCCATTTGTAATGTTATCTTCCCATCTTTTACCGTCTACCTCTACGTCTCCCTCCTCGCACTGCAAGATCGTGTGACTTGATCATACCACTTCAATATGCGCCTTTTTACTGAAGTCATGAGATCTTCATACGGCCCGATGGCGTTTCTAATTCTGGACTTCACTACCTCGTTAGTTACGTGATCTCTATAAGAGATACCGAGGAGTTTGCGGAAATATCTCATCTGTACCCTGTATACCCTATATCCTTCTCTCAATTTCTGCTGTTATTGTCCACGTTtcacatgcatataaaaatatggaCATAATCAATGAGCTAATCTTAGACAAGATGTTCTTGCCCAAAACGATTTTTAGTCTGGTCACTGCAGCCATGGTTTGGGCTATCCTGGAGAGAACTTCGGGTTTAGATCTATCATCCGACACTATAGCTCCCAGATGTTTGAAGTTACGGGCgttctctattttttgttgtttattgtgatggtg
Proteins encoded in this region:
- the LOC125046123 gene encoding DNA-directed RNA polymerase II subunit RPB7, with amino-acid sequence MFYHISLEHEILLHPRYFGPQLMDTVRQMLFTEVEGTCTGKYGFVIAVTTIDHIGSGMIQPGRGFVLYPIKYKAIVFRPFKGEVLDAVVTQINKIGLFCEIGPMQCFISRHSIPQDLEFDPNSNPPCYKSRDEEVVIQQDDEIRVKIVGTRVDATDIFAIGTLMDDYLGLTS